The Spirochaetota bacterium genomic interval AATATAGACCCTTCAAAAGACAGATGGGAACTTTGTTCTGAAATACTTGCTAGACGCGATATTATTGAAAGAATTACAAAACCTTGGTAAATAATTAGATTATTAATCTTTTTATATTTTGATCCACTATCATTAATGGTATAGCGTCATTTCAAAAATGTTAATAAAAACTTCTTTTCCCCGACAACGGCATTAATATCAAAAACACGGCATACAGTGGCCAGGTAAAAAAATAGAAAATATCAGGATTTGGCCCGTACCGTACATTGTAAAATATTCCTATCACATCCATTATAAAGTAGCTAGTGGTTGCAGCCGGTATCATCCATCGTGCATGAGCAGGGAAATACAAAGAACGGCTAACAAGCCATCCTGACCATGCAACAGGTACAAGCAAAAGAGCATACACAATGGATATTACTAAAATGTTGTATTGCTGCAACAATTCATAGAGATATAGAATAATTACACATGCAACAGCATACAGTGCAATCAGCATCAAGGCATCATTCTTTTTAACAGCTTTAAATTCTTCAGTATGGCGCACAACAACTGTTGTAAGCATTGGCAATGCTACAATGCCACCAACAGTAAGAAGTATATACATATCAGGAAAAAAATGAGTCCACGTTAACACACACATGTCGGTAATAAACGTACAGGTAAATATTATTCGTAAAAATTTTATATCTTTTTGTGCGATAGCATCCTGCAACCCAAACCATACAAAAACCGTTGTTGATAAAGAAAGAAGCCCTTTGGGTATTGCCACGTAATTGATTTTATGCCCGATAAACAGTCCTATTGCATCTATTAGCGTGAATATGATCACCAGTAGTATCTGAAATCCAATATAATATTTGATATTGTTATGCCTGGTTATTGTCATTTGGCTTTTCCTCCAAAAATAGAAATAATGGGTTTACATCGAAATAATCGCATTTTTTCAACGTATTTTTGCTAACGTTACTTAAAAGACCACTTTTAGGACAAATCCTTATACTCCCCACACCTGCTTCGATGTACTCAGCAACCATCTCCGAATAATCAGAAGAGAGCATTTTATTTCACTCTCCTTGACAAGGAGAAGGATTAAGGGTGAGGTTTTAAATATTTTCATCTACTGTGGCAGTGCAGGATATCTGCCAGCTATCTTCCCATTACGTATCATAACCACATCGCCAAACTCACGCATGATTGCTTCGCTCTGTGTGGGGAGCAGAAAAATATAATCATCAACCTGTAGCGCAGTGGAACGTGACCCATTTACTATTGCCTGATTAGTGCTGAATCCATAAATTGTGTTTTCTATAAGCCCTTGTGGTGAATAATAATGAGCTCTCCAGCCACCACCATAGATAAAATATGTCACCTGTCTGTTAGGATTCCACTTTGCCATGAGATTTGATATTCCTTCTATAAAAGGAATAGTGGTACCTTCTAATCTTTTTAATACTGGTGTTGCAACAAACAGTGCTTCTACATGTTCTGTTAACAGTGGTTTATCAAAATCTTTAGGCTTAAGCAATGCTGATCCCATAGCTATATCATTCACAGGCGGAGTACCATCAAACAACATATATGTATGGCTACCACCACTGTTACATGTTAGTTTACCTTTAAAGAGCGTAGGATATTTTTGCTTGCTATAATTAAAAAATGTTTTGTATCTTTCCATAGCATCATTAAATGCATTGAGAATAGCCTTTTTCTTTGAACCTAATAGTGCAAGCGCTGAAGCTGAATGTACCTCATAGCCCATAAAACCAGAAAATTGTAAATATTGAGGATTATTGTATATAGTTGCCAGCATTTTATCTAACTGTTCTACAGTTGTTACACCACCTCTGTGCAATCCTACATCAATTTCAATATTGATTTTCATCCTGATGTTGTTTTGTTTTGCAAAGTTATAGTATTGGGTAAGCCTTGCAGGTGTATCAACAAGCCACTGTATTTGTTTTTCCGGGTCAAATTTTATGCCTGGCTTCAGTGAATTATAAAACTCCTTAACTGCATTTAATGGCATTGGCTTACCTAAAAGGATATCATAGTTCTTTGAATTATTGGCAAGGAAAGTGATATCAGGGCCGTGAAATACCATCACATATCGTGAGTTCATTTTTGTTAAGATATAATCAATCAGCCATGGACATGGGATTGATTTTACAGTTAATCTGAATTTTAATGATGGATGTAAATTCTTTTTAACTGTTGCAATGTTTTTATCAAGGCGGTCAAG includes:
- a CDS encoding alanine racemase, which codes for MKKKIIIATTIIGAIVLIIALKPGDNGKPYSTYFANLNTELKNNGPGRPVILVDLDRLDKNIATVKKNLHPSLKFRLTVKSIPCPWLIDYILTKMNSRYVMVFHGPDITFLANNSKNYDILLGKPMPLNAVKEFYNSLKPGIKFDPEKQIQWLVDTPARLTQYYNFAKQNNIRMKINIEIDVGLHRGGVTTVEQLDKMLATIYNNPQYLQFSGFMGYEVHSASALALLGSKKKAILNAFNDAMERYKTFFNYSKQKYPTLFKGKLTCNSGGSHTYMLFDGTPPVNDIAMGSALLKPKDFDKPLLTEHVEALFVATPVLKRLEGTTIPFIEGISNLMAKWNPNRQVTYFIYGGGWRAHYYSPQGLIENTIYGFSTNQAIVNGSRSTALQVDDYIFLLPTQSEAIMREFGDVVMIRNGKIAGRYPALPQ